A window of Cryptomeria japonica chromosome 3, Sugi_1.0, whole genome shotgun sequence contains these coding sequences:
- the LOC131034279 gene encoding transcription factor SCREAM2 translates to MAPDQKDSSSDSIISSSSSSSASSCLSDDGQDGGVVSSWSSKRTYGLMAQSISNMVRKRRKRMLDENLSVLRSITHSNATRKSCIISDAFKYIEELKQRVRELNRDLVAEVDARQRELLGSQPHGTGRASLGPTLPTVTVVGKECGLEIHVSCKKSPGLLIAILEAVEALGLNVLQARVSCKDYFLFEALSGKDKQGKIADPHMVKGALLQVLDRINPEKASTAGSKVME, encoded by the exons ATGGCGCCGGATCAGAAGGATTCATCCTCTGACAGTatcatttcttcatcatcttcttcgtCCGCTTCTTCTTGTTTATCTGATGATGGGCAAGATGGAGGGGTTGTGAGTTCGTGGTCCTCTAAAAGGACATATGGGCTTATGGCCCAGAGCATAAGCAACATGgtgaggaagaggaggaagaggatgctGGATGAGAATCTCTCCGTATTGCGGTCCATTACACATTCTAATGCG ACCAGGAAAAGCTGCATAATCTCGGATGCGTTCAAGTATATTGAGGAATTGAAGCAAAGGGTCCGTGAATTAAATAGGGATCTTGTGGCAGAGGTTGATGCCCGCCAGAGGGAGTTGCTGGGGTCCCAACCCCATGGAACAGGCAGAGCAAGTTTAGGGCCTACGCTGCCCACT GTTACTGTGGTGGGAAAGGAATGTGGGCTCGAGATCCATGTCTCCTGTAAAAAATCACCAGGGTTGCTAATTGCTATACTGGAAGCTGTAGAAGCACTGGGCCTCAATGTACTGCAGGCCAGGGTGTCTTGCAAGGACTATTTCTTGTTCGAAGCTTTGAGTGGAAAG GATAAACAAGGCAAGATTGCTGATCCCCATATGGTTAAAGGAGCTCTCCTGCAAGTCTTAGACAGGATAAACCCAGAAAAGGCGTCTACTGCAGGTAGCAAAGTCATGGAATAG